A genomic stretch from Psychrilyobacter piezotolerans includes:
- a CDS encoding EAL domain-containing protein codes for MIKLNRKFLFSLMLVFISLIVQATNYISSGIYSEDEINYIKSLQNSGIRMGVHTGSPYIDLENPDDSLVYKYKDLLEEFFHMDVKVETDSWENLYEMLEREEIDLLLNFTLSEERKDKINLSIPIHSDKLYVITTNKNIPLRSFDDLEGKELTVISPSAYSEYLKKFKREKNLNFRLREVHETAEGSASDYIVVSKEDIYDKTEPIFELGRIDPIGLGIAKSQPMLKSVIDKALEFSHREKFLKLLEYEKNKRRKRVFHNFLNQQEIDYLNNKKSLKVIFQSDFYPTSYYDGAQKKYDGSFVQMMEEISQFWGIPLEVSNENLNSEEADLRGMLFTEERENIYKFTKSLTYKDILIVAAGPKKIGVEKKVNKVGVVKTDISAASIRKYLPKDTEITEFPHSQTMVDALKDKEIDSCVMDADMFRYLQQARFDINFYKVDILDKLPFAIAVKKDDEILIGILNKVMDNFLDYKRVEDEFLSEMSFFKTIKADEQKKNRKSLSLVISLFGFFTAAFFTGFKYRTNKKLKNLAYYDHLTTALNRVSFKEAMNKIDFKRDRGLGMYIDLNDFKVINDNYGHHAGDMILKESVSRLQKIFCKDTVYRLAGDEFFVFHRDASVDEGIKLAENALAELNKSINILETTFNIGASIGICELHEKIDNMDYFLHKADIAMFAAKKNGSGSIVVASKELVREFEESKNLERDFKVALQKNEIIPYFQPKVNLQTNKIIGLEALARWVHPQKGIISPITFIPLAEEIGLVYKLDMKIAELTIKTVKDWQERGIIDKGFKASFNVSAQTFGEIDVYEQIKYLLDKYDVPGEAVEIELTESVFIKKFSKILGELNSIKDKLGTSVALDDFTAGYSSLRELGKLNIDSLKFDRSLLESVKENSVKGKKIYRTLIRLCSDMDYISVAEGIEEASESDFLKKEGVTHAQGFFFGKPMPEKDFVNLLNKGL; via the coding sequence ATGATTAAACTTAACAGGAAATTTCTATTTTCTTTAATGTTGGTTTTTATTAGTTTAATAGTTCAGGCCACAAATTATATATCTTCAGGTATCTATTCTGAGGATGAAATCAATTATATAAAAAGTCTGCAAAATTCTGGAATACGGATGGGGGTTCATACAGGAAGTCCTTATATCGATCTTGAAAATCCCGATGACAGTTTGGTATATAAATATAAAGATCTCCTTGAAGAGTTTTTCCATATGGACGTTAAGGTGGAGACGGATTCCTGGGAAAATCTTTATGAAATGCTGGAAAGGGAGGAGATCGATCTTCTGCTTAACTTTACCCTGTCTGAAGAAAGAAAGGATAAAATTAACCTATCCATTCCGATACACAGCGACAAGCTCTATGTTATCACTACAAATAAAAATATTCCTTTGAGATCCTTTGATGATCTGGAAGGAAAGGAACTTACAGTTATTTCTCCATCTGCATACAGTGAGTATTTGAAAAAGTTTAAAAGGGAAAAGAATTTAAATTTCAGGTTAAGAGAGGTCCATGAGACTGCTGAAGGTTCTGCCTCTGACTATATTGTCGTTTCCAAGGAAGATATCTATGATAAAACCGAACCTATATTTGAATTAGGAAGAATAGACCCAATTGGATTGGGGATAGCAAAGAGCCAACCCATGCTGAAATCGGTAATCGACAAGGCACTGGAGTTTTCCCATAGAGAAAAGTTTTTAAAGCTGCTGGAGTATGAAAAAAACAAGAGGAGAAAGAGAGTTTTTCATAATTTTTTAAACCAGCAGGAGATTGATTATTTGAACAATAAGAAAAGTCTTAAGGTGATTTTCCAGAGTGATTTTTACCCTACTTCATATTATGATGGAGCTCAAAAAAAATATGACGGATCCTTCGTTCAAATGATGGAGGAAATCTCACAATTTTGGGGGATACCCCTGGAAGTTTCAAATGAAAATTTAAATAGTGAGGAAGCTGATCTGAGAGGGATGCTGTTCACTGAAGAAAGAGAAAATATATATAAATTTACCAAGTCATTGACCTACAAGGATATCCTGATTGTGGCTGCAGGTCCAAAAAAGATAGGAGTTGAGAAAAAAGTAAATAAGGTTGGGGTTGTAAAAACCGATATCTCAGCTGCTTCAATCCGAAAATACCTGCCTAAAGATACAGAAATAACTGAATTTCCCCACTCTCAAACCATGGTAGATGCCTTGAAAGATAAGGAGATCGACAGCTGTGTTATGGATGCCGATATGTTCCGTTACCTGCAGCAAGCGCGGTTTGATATTAATTTTTATAAAGTAGATATTTTAGATAAGCTACCCTTTGCAATAGCAGTAAAAAAAGATGACGAAATCTTAATTGGCATATTAAATAAGGTAATGGATAACTTCTTAGACTATAAGAGGGTAGAAGATGAATTTTTAAGTGAGATGTCTTTTTTTAAAACGATAAAAGCAGATGAGCAAAAAAAGAATAGAAAATCTCTTTCTCTGGTGATCTCATTATTCGGTTTTTTCACAGCAGCTTTTTTTACTGGATTTAAATACAGAACCAATAAAAAATTGAAAAATTTAGCCTATTATGACCACCTTACTACAGCCTTAAACAGGGTAAGCTTTAAGGAAGCTATGAATAAGATAGACTTTAAAAGAGACAGGGGTCTGGGTATGTACATAGATCTCAATGACTTTAAGGTGATAAACGATAACTATGGACACCATGCAGGTGATATGATCCTCAAAGAGTCAGTTTCCAGACTTCAGAAAATATTTTGTAAGGATACCGTCTACAGGCTGGCAGGAGATGAATTCTTTGTATTTCACAGGGATGCTTCTGTTGATGAAGGAATAAAGCTTGCCGAAAATGCCCTGGCGGAGCTGAATAAGTCAATAAATATCCTGGAAACAACCTTTAATATAGGTGCAAGTATAGGGATATGTGAGCTCCATGAAAAAATTGATAATATGGATTATTTTCTACACAAAGCAGATATAGCCATGTTTGCGGCCAAAAAGAATGGAAGCGGGTCTATAGTTGTTGCCAGCAAGGAACTGGTAAGGGAATTCGAGGAAAGTAAAAATCTGGAAAGAGATTTTAAGGTAGCACTGCAAAAAAATGAGATTATTCCTTATTTCCAGCCAAAGGTCAATCTGCAGACAAACAAAATAATTGGTTTAGAAGCCCTGGCACGTTGGGTACATCCCCAAAAGGGCATTATTTCTCCAATTACCTTCATCCCCTTGGCTGAGGAGATCGGCTTGGTATATAAGTTGGATATGAAAATTGCGGAACTCACCATAAAAACAGTTAAAGATTGGCAGGAAAGAGGGATTATAGATAAAGGTTTTAAGGCATCCTTTAATGTCTCTGCACAGACCTTTGGTGAAATAGATGTATATGAGCAGATAAAGTACCTGCTGGATAAATACGATGTACCTGGAGAAGCTGTTGAAATAGAGCTTACAGAAAGTGTATTTATAAAGAAATTCAGTAAAATACTTGGTGAACTAAACTCCATTAAAGATAAGCTGGGTACATCAGTGGCACTGGATGATTTTACAGCTGGTTATTCCTCACTGAGGGAGCTGGGGAAGTTAAATATAGATTCCTTAAAATTTGACAGAAGCCTGCTGGAGTCGGTTAAAGAAAATTCTGTTAAAGGTAAAAAAATATATCGTACCCTCATAAGGCTATGCAGCGATATGGATTATATTTCAGTGGCTGAAGGGATAGAAGAAGCCAGTGAAAGTGATTTTTTAAAGAAAGAAGGGGTTACCCATGCCCAGGGATTCTTTTTTGGAAAACCTATGCCAGAAAAAGACTTTGTTAATCTATTGAATAAGGGATTGTAA
- a CDS encoding putative bifunctional diguanylate cyclase/phosphodiesterase: MKQRFKLLLSLTIFSLGTAVYGQGDTLLKHEKGLIYKITTYILVIVIISLLAKYRWIKDLYQKAYFDELTTAKNKTRFRKEMGRLNFESNRGLGMFLDLDNFKRINDTYGHHMGDLVLREVVKRLHKIFDHNSIYRLSGDEFFILHKNIEEDDIEKKAAETLKELRKPLEILGSTLKVHGSIGICPISPKIKSTSEFLHRADVAMYTAKKNGKGTFVVADDQMIEKFDRYRQLEKDFIYHLENKEIFPYFQPKVELETEKIVGVEALARWIHPEEGFIPPGVFIPIAEKNEVIADLDFLIAESAIKSLKTWIEEGIVGDDFNLSFNISVKTLEGLDVYDHIENMLKKYGVPGNRVQIEITESIFINNIQKVLYEMNLLKERLGISIALDDFTAGHASLKGLGVLEIDTLKFDRSLLQIVKENVDKGQRIYSTLIDLSDDMGYISVAEGIEDAAESEFLKKEGVKYAQGYHFGRPMPENDLVAVLINERSELKLKKNTCSESEIVA, encoded by the coding sequence ATGAAACAAAGGTTCAAATTACTGTTAAGTTTGACAATTTTTTCTCTGGGAACGGCAGTCTATGGCCAGGGAGACACCTTGTTAAAACATGAGAAAGGTCTGATCTATAAGATTACAACGTATATCTTAGTTATAGTTATCATATCTTTACTGGCAAAGTACCGATGGATAAAAGACCTTTATCAAAAAGCATACTTTGATGAACTCACCACAGCTAAAAACAAGACCAGGTTCAGAAAGGAAATGGGAAGGTTAAACTTTGAAAGTAACAGAGGGCTGGGGATGTTTTTAGACTTAGATAACTTTAAGCGGATAAATGATACCTATGGTCACCATATGGGAGACCTTGTTCTCAGGGAAGTGGTGAAAAGGCTGCATAAAATATTCGATCACAACAGTATCTATAGATTGTCTGGAGATGAATTTTTTATACTGCATAAGAATATCGAAGAAGATGATATAGAAAAAAAAGCAGCGGAAACACTTAAGGAACTGAGAAAACCTCTGGAAATATTAGGATCAACTCTGAAAGTTCACGGGAGTATAGGGATCTGCCCTATTAGCCCAAAGATAAAAAGTACCTCGGAATTTCTGCACAGAGCCGATGTAGCTATGTACACAGCTAAAAAAAATGGGAAGGGGACCTTTGTAGTGGCAGACGACCAGATGATAGAAAAATTTGACAGATATCGTCAGCTGGAAAAAGATTTCATATATCACCTTGAAAACAAGGAAATTTTCCCATACTTCCAGCCAAAGGTTGAACTTGAGACTGAAAAAATAGTGGGGGTCGAAGCCCTGGCTCGTTGGATCCATCCAGAGGAGGGCTTTATACCACCAGGAGTTTTTATCCCCATAGCTGAAAAAAATGAGGTGATCGCCGATCTTGATTTTCTCATTGCAGAATCTGCAATAAAATCATTAAAAACCTGGATAGAAGAGGGGATAGTTGGAGATGACTTCAATTTATCCTTTAATATTTCAGTTAAAACTTTAGAAGGCCTGGATGTGTATGACCACATCGAAAATATGTTAAAAAAATACGGTGTTCCAGGGAATAGAGTACAGATAGAAATAACGGAAAGTATCTTTATAAACAACATCCAGAAGGTGCTCTACGAGATGAACCTCTTAAAGGAACGTTTGGGTATTTCAATAGCTTTAGATGACTTTACAGCGGGACATGCATCCCTGAAAGGGCTGGGAGTTTTAGAAATAGACACACTTAAGTTTGACAGAAGCCTCCTTCAGATAGTCAAAGAAAACGTAGATAAGGGGCAGAGGATATACAGCACCCTAATTGATCTTTCAGACGATATGGGATACATATCTGTTGCCGAGGGGATAGAGGACGCAGCTGAGAGTGAATTTTTGAAAAAAGAGGGAGTCAAATATGCCCAGGGGTACCACTTTGGAAGACCTATGCCTGAAAATGACTTGGTTGCGGTCCTGATAAATGAAAGGTCGGAATTAAAACTTAAAAAAAATACCTGCAGTGAATCGGAAATAGTAGCTTAG
- the metH gene encoding methionine synthase gives MDIKDLLKEKIMVLDGAMGTSIQNYNLTEEDFRGERFKNFPSKLKGANELLNLTRPDIVKEIYNSYIEAGADIIETNTFNGNTISMGDYSLGDLAYEVSLEGTKLAKSAALETGKKVWIAGSVGPSNKSIGLDSSEINFDELKEAYKKQIRGILHGGGDLLLIETIFDGLNAKAAVVGAEEIFCEEGKTLPIMISATVDRFGRLLSGQTMESLVISLDRDSILSFGLNCSFGAAELLPLIHRLGKFTHKPISIYPNAGLPNEVGEYTETPQETAEILNDLIRHSGINIIGGCCGTTPKHIELIAEAVKDQTPRILRERSLEFNISGNEVLDEEGFLIVGERNNVAGSRKFARLIKEKKYDEALEISRTQVKAGAHILDLNLDDGLIDSKTEMKKYIKLLLSSADTANIPIMIDSSDFEIIEEGLKNLPSKGIVNSLSLKDGEEEFIRKAEIVKKYGAALVVMAFDEHGQADTFTKKIAISKRSYDLLLGIGFSPADIIFDTNILTIGTGEKTDRDYAKDYINSIKWIKENLPHAKTSGGLSNVSFAFRGNNPLRHAIHQVFLRLARENGLDMVIMNPAEKTIEIKKSLEDKICSLIMNTEDVLDSLLDEQIEKIISPKTAEKESDPRVQITDNLINGNKLNLTTLIDLLLKEYSPISIIQDILMEGMERVGEHFNSGKLFLPQIVKSAVIMKEAVTYLTPLIKNEKINMEHRGTIVMATVDGDVHDIGKNIVKTVLECNGYKIIDLGVMVSMDKIITAIKNEEVHGLALSGLITPSLHEMARVAKEMANEGINIPLFIGGAATSSLHTAIKIEPNYRGRVFHLTDASNTVIVLDKILGGDLEYKEAVLNSHEKLRKAYKKTEEDRSYLSLEEGFKKREKITNKVIKPSKTGVFDIKITVADIEKYIHWDIFLHDWKVKDTFKEEDILREAEKYLEILKDKKLKISARYGIFNVEKRPMDILKINGLELPMVRTQQWESSLSLADFVENEDYIGTFAVSIDTVSGKTEYEDIMYKLLGNRLTEAAAYYLETKASEVIQVKIRPAVGYPILPDHSMKKEIFDLMNIWELGVTLSSTYTMTPVHTVCGLLFFSENAKYFDLGKIDENQIESLAEFRKVDFNKMKENLGISIC, from the coding sequence ATGGACATAAAAGATCTTTTAAAAGAAAAAATAATGGTTTTAGACGGTGCCATGGGAACATCTATACAAAACTATAACTTAACCGAGGAGGACTTCAGGGGGGAGAGGTTCAAAAATTTCCCTTCTAAATTAAAGGGGGCTAACGAACTCCTCAACCTGACCAGACCTGATATTGTAAAGGAGATCTACAATAGTTATATAGAGGCCGGAGCAGATATCATAGAAACCAATACCTTTAACGGCAACACCATATCTATGGGGGATTATTCTCTGGGAGATTTGGCATATGAAGTGTCTTTGGAAGGAACCAAGCTGGCAAAATCAGCGGCTTTAGAGACCGGAAAAAAAGTATGGATAGCAGGATCAGTAGGCCCTTCAAATAAAAGTATAGGTCTCGATTCGTCGGAGATCAATTTTGATGAATTAAAGGAAGCCTATAAGAAACAAATCAGGGGAATCCTTCACGGGGGTGGAGATCTCCTCCTTATTGAAACTATATTTGACGGTTTAAATGCAAAGGCAGCGGTTGTCGGAGCAGAAGAGATCTTTTGTGAGGAAGGTAAAACTCTTCCAATTATGATCTCAGCCACAGTGGATAGATTCGGGAGACTCCTGTCCGGGCAGACCATGGAATCATTGGTTATTTCCCTGGACAGAGACTCTATCCTGTCCTTTGGTTTGAATTGTTCATTTGGAGCTGCTGAGCTCCTGCCCCTGATTCATAGACTGGGGAAATTTACCCATAAACCGATCTCCATATATCCCAATGCCGGATTACCCAACGAAGTAGGGGAGTACACCGAGACTCCTCAGGAAACGGCAGAAATTTTAAACGACCTCATAAGACATTCTGGAATAAACATCATAGGAGGATGCTGCGGTACAACTCCTAAACATATAGAGCTCATAGCAGAGGCAGTAAAAGATCAAACACCTCGAATTTTGAGGGAAAGATCTTTAGAATTTAATATATCGGGAAATGAAGTCTTAGATGAAGAGGGATTTTTAATTGTAGGAGAAAGAAATAATGTAGCAGGATCCAGAAAGTTTGCAAGACTGATAAAAGAAAAAAAATATGATGAGGCTCTGGAAATTTCAAGAACCCAGGTCAAGGCCGGAGCTCATATCTTGGATCTCAACCTAGACGATGGACTGATAGATTCCAAAACAGAGATGAAAAAATATATAAAACTGCTTTTATCTTCTGCTGATACTGCTAACATTCCCATTATGATCGACTCTTCTGATTTTGAGATAATAGAGGAAGGATTAAAAAACCTTCCATCTAAGGGAATTGTCAATTCACTCAGTCTCAAAGACGGGGAAGAGGAGTTTATTAGAAAAGCTGAAATAGTAAAAAAATATGGTGCAGCTCTGGTAGTCATGGCCTTTGATGAACACGGTCAGGCAGATACCTTCACAAAAAAGATAGCAATTTCCAAAAGATCCTATGATCTGCTGCTGGGAATAGGTTTTTCTCCTGCTGATATTATCTTTGATACTAATATTTTAACTATCGGAACGGGGGAAAAAACAGACAGGGATTATGCAAAAGATTATATAAACTCCATAAAATGGATAAAAGAAAATCTGCCCCATGCCAAAACAAGCGGGGGACTCAGCAATGTTTCATTTGCCTTCAGGGGAAACAATCCGTTAAGACATGCTATTCATCAGGTATTTTTGAGATTAGCCAGAGAAAATGGGCTGGATATGGTGATAATGAACCCTGCAGAAAAAACAATTGAGATAAAAAAATCTCTGGAAGATAAGATCTGCAGTTTAATAATGAATACAGAAGATGTCTTAGATTCATTGTTGGATGAACAGATAGAAAAAATTATATCTCCTAAAACAGCAGAAAAAGAATCCGATCCAAGGGTTCAGATTACAGATAATCTGATTAACGGGAATAAATTAAATTTAACAACCCTTATAGACCTGTTGTTAAAGGAGTATTCTCCCATCTCAATAATACAGGATATATTGATGGAAGGGATGGAAAGAGTAGGAGAACATTTCAATAGCGGAAAGTTATTCCTGCCCCAGATAGTTAAAAGTGCTGTGATCATGAAGGAGGCCGTAACTTATTTAACCCCCCTGATTAAAAATGAAAAAATTAATATGGAGCACAGGGGAACTATTGTTATGGCAACTGTAGACGGCGATGTCCATGATATCGGGAAAAATATAGTAAAAACAGTTTTAGAATGCAACGGGTATAAGATCATCGATTTAGGAGTCATGGTTTCTATGGATAAGATAATAACCGCAATAAAAAATGAAGAAGTCCATGGCCTGGCCTTAAGCGGACTCATCACCCCTTCTCTCCATGAGATGGCAAGGGTAGCTAAAGAGATGGCAAATGAAGGAATAAATATCCCCCTTTTCATTGGAGGAGCTGCTACATCCAGCCTTCATACTGCCATAAAAATAGAACCCAATTATAGGGGTCGTGTATTTCATCTTACAGATGCTTCCAATACCGTAATAGTACTGGATAAAATCCTGGGAGGAGACCTGGAATATAAAGAGGCTGTATTAAATTCACATGAAAAATTGAGAAAGGCCTATAAAAAAACTGAAGAAGACAGGTCTTATCTGAGTTTAGAAGAAGGTTTTAAAAAAAGGGAAAAAATAACCAACAAGGTAATAAAACCGTCCAAAACAGGAGTTTTCGATATAAAAATCACTGTTGCAGACATAGAAAAATATATCCACTGGGATATATTTTTACACGATTGGAAGGTAAAAGACACCTTTAAAGAGGAAGATATTTTAAGGGAGGCTGAAAAATATCTAGAAATATTGAAAGATAAAAAATTAAAAATATCTGCAAGGTATGGAATTTTTAATGTGGAGAAAAGACCCATGGATATTTTAAAAATTAATGGTCTGGAACTTCCCATGGTGAGAACCCAGCAATGGGAAAGTTCACTGTCCCTGGCAGATTTTGTAGAAAATGAAGATTATATAGGTACCTTTGCAGTATCCATAGATACTGTATCCGGGAAAACAGAATATGAGGATATCATGTATAAATTACTGGGAAACAGACTGACAGAGGCTGCTGCATATTATTTAGAGACTAAAGCAAGTGAGGTAATTCAGGTTAAGATAAGACCGGCAGTAGGTTATCCTATTTTACCCGATCACTCCATGAAAAAAGAGATCTTTGATCTTATGAATATCTGGGAATTAGGAGTAACCCTTAGTTCCACTTATACCATGACACCTGTTCACACTGTCTGCGGTCTGCTGTTTTTCAGCGAAAATGCCAAATATTTTGATCTGGGAAAAATTGATGAAAATCAGATAGAATCTCTGGCGGAATTCAGAAAAGTTGATTTTAACAAAATGAAAGAAAATTTAGGTATTTCTATTTGTTAA
- a CDS encoding homoserine O-acetyltransferase/O-succinyltransferase family protein, which produces MSILCNNNLRGIAESKDSGIIFKNKGDTAGKIKIGIINLMPFKDEVESQFFNILGRYNLEVEIEFLYPDNHISKNTSMEYLEKNYIPLSKLEERNYQGLIITGTPIENIEFEDVKYWNELKPAFNLNIPSIYICWASQGALYHRYKILKHPLKEKMFGVFNHRVNKNKLIQLDEFHAPHSRNTYNKKEDILGAGLMIIAENKRAGVYMAATKDLKNIYISGHGEYQINRLDKEYRRDKKNIPENYYRDNDPDKEILFTWDKHRDIFYKNWLKMITV; this is translated from the coding sequence ATGTCTATTCTATGCAATAATAATTTGAGAGGGATAGCAGAATCTAAAGACAGCGGCATCATCTTTAAAAATAAAGGTGATACTGCAGGAAAAATAAAAATAGGAATTATAAACTTAATGCCCTTTAAAGATGAAGTAGAATCCCAGTTTTTTAATATCTTAGGCCGATATAATCTGGAGGTAGAGATCGAATTTCTGTACCCGGATAACCATATTTCAAAAAACACCTCCATGGAATATTTAGAAAAAAACTATATCCCGCTGAGTAAATTAGAGGAAAGGAACTATCAGGGATTGATTATAACAGGTACTCCCATAGAGAATATAGAATTTGAAGATGTGAAATATTGGAATGAATTAAAACCTGCCTTTAATTTGAATATTCCCAGCATCTATATCTGCTGGGCCAGCCAGGGAGCACTATACCATCGTTATAAAATTTTAAAACATCCACTAAAAGAAAAGATGTTCGGGGTTTTTAACCATAGAGTCAATAAAAATAAGTTGATCCAGTTGGATGAATTCCATGCCCCCCATTCAAGGAACACCTACAACAAAAAAGAAGATATCCTAGGAGCAGGACTCATGATAATCGCCGAAAATAAAAGAGCCGGAGTGTATATGGCAGCTACAAAAGATTTAAAAAATATCTATATCTCAGGACATGGTGAATATCAAATAAACAGGCTGGATAAAGAATACCGGAGAGATAAAAAAAATATTCCCGAAAACTATTATAGGGATAACGATCCGGATAAAGAGATATTGTTTACCTGGGATAAACACAGGGATATTTTTTATAAGAATTGGCTGAAGATGATAACTGTATAA
- the metF gene encoding methylenetetrahydrofolate reductase [NAD(P)H]: protein MKIKDIFKNKDTVISFEIFPPNNKFPIEKIYKTIDELAELKPDYISVTYGAGGTTQGRTVEITNRIKNINKIETMAHLTCIGATEESINDTLKQLKNNGIKNILALRGDIPRDEIHNSHFAYASDLVKHIKKETFFSVAGAFYPEVHFENNDLLDLFHLKTKVESGTDFLVSQLFFDNEDFYAFREKTQKLNLTVPLVAGILPVTNYKQIQKVRKLCNARIPRKFQAILDKFKDNPKALEEAGITYATEQIIDLIASGVEGIHIYTMNKVHVTRRILENIKYIREGIREAE from the coding sequence ATGAAAATAAAAGATATATTTAAAAATAAAGATACCGTAATCTCATTTGAGATTTTTCCGCCAAACAATAAATTCCCCATAGAAAAAATATATAAAACCATCGATGAACTGGCAGAGTTAAAGCCGGATTATATAAGTGTAACATATGGAGCAGGAGGAACCACCCAGGGCAGAACCGTTGAGATCACCAATAGAATCAAAAATATAAATAAGATAGAAACCATGGCTCACCTGACCTGTATAGGGGCTACCGAGGAATCTATAAATGATACTCTGAAACAGTTAAAAAATAATGGAATCAAAAATATATTGGCCCTGAGAGGGGATATTCCCAGAGATGAGATCCATAATTCGCATTTTGCCTATGCCAGTGATCTGGTAAAACACATAAAAAAAGAAACGTTTTTTTCTGTGGCCGGTGCTTTTTATCCTGAGGTGCACTTTGAAAATAATGACCTGCTGGATCTTTTTCACCTGAAGACAAAGGTAGAATCCGGAACTGATTTTTTAGTCTCACAATTATTTTTTGACAATGAAGATTTTTATGCATTCAGGGAAAAAACCCAGAAATTAAATTTAACTGTACCCTTAGTTGCAGGGATATTACCTGTGACAAATTATAAACAGATTCAAAAAGTAAGGAAACTGTGCAATGCAAGGATTCCCAGGAAATTCCAGGCCATATTGGACAAATTCAAAGATAACCCAAAAGCATTGGAAGAAGCTGGAATAACCTATGCCACAGAGCAGATCATTGATTTGATAGCTTCCGGGGTAGAAGGGATCCATATCTATACAATGAATAAGGTCCATGTAACCAGAAGAATCTTGGAAAATATAAAATATATCCGGGAAGGAATTAGGGAGGCAGAGTAA
- a CDS encoding O-acetylhomoserine aminocarboxypropyltransferase/cysteine synthase family protein, with protein sequence MNLKFETLQLHAGQVKDTLTGARAVPIYQTASYTFKDTDHGARLFNLEEKGNIYTRIGNPTTEVLEDRIAALEGGVGGLAVASGSAAITYALLTIARSGDEIVSAKGIYGGSYNFLSNTIEDFGIKTRFFETSDLKTLEDAITSKSKVIFIETLENPTGQIVDLDAISKVAKKHGLPLVVDNTFGTPYLIKPIEHGANIVVHSATKFLGGHGTTIAGVIVDGGNFNWKDDKFESFNIPDSGYNNLVYSDLGEQAFIVKARVRLLRDTGAALSPFNAFLILQGIETLSLRVERHVENSKKVAQYLNSHPEVDWITHPEFTTKEQKQLAHKYYKKGVGSIFTLGLHGGKERAKRFIENLEIFSHLANVADAKSLIIHPASTTHGQLNDEQLKAAGIKPNMIRISVGLENIDDLIADLENAIKRSR encoded by the coding sequence ATGAATTTAAAATTTGAGACATTGCAATTACATGCAGGACAGGTAAAAGATACCTTGACAGGAGCCCGGGCTGTACCTATCTACCAGACTGCATCCTATACTTTTAAAGACACAGATCACGGGGCCAGGTTATTTAACCTAGAAGAGAAGGGGAATATCTATACAAGGATAGGAAATCCTACAACCGAAGTATTGGAAGACAGGATAGCGGCATTAGAAGGTGGTGTAGGAGGGCTGGCAGTAGCATCAGGATCAGCAGCTATAACTTATGCCCTACTGACTATCGCCCGGTCGGGAGATGAGATTGTTTCAGCAAAGGGGATCTATGGGGGCAGCTATAATTTTTTATCCAATACAATAGAGGATTTTGGGATAAAAACAAGATTTTTTGAAACTTCTGATCTGAAGACTCTGGAGGACGCAATAACTTCTAAATCAAAGGTAATCTTCATAGAAACATTGGAAAACCCAACAGGACAAATAGTCGATCTGGATGCCATATCAAAGGTAGCTAAAAAACATGGGCTCCCTCTGGTTGTGGACAATACCTTTGGGACACCCTATCTGATAAAGCCTATTGAACATGGAGCTAATATAGTAGTTCATTCTGCTACAAAATTTTTAGGCGGTCATGGAACAACAATAGCGGGAGTTATCGTAGACGGGGGAAATTTTAATTGGAAAGATGATAAATTTGAATCATTTAATATCCCTGATTCCGGGTACAACAATCTGGTCTATTCAGATTTGGGGGAGCAGGCATTTATAGTAAAAGCCAGAGTAAGGTTATTACGGGATACAGGAGCAGCTCTTTCGCCCTTTAATGCTTTCTTGATATTACAGGGGATAGAAACACTTTCCCTCAGGGTAGAAAGGCATGTAGAAAATTCAAAAAAAGTAGCCCAATATCTGAATTCCCATCCAGAGGTAGATTGGATCACTCATCCGGAGTTTACAACAAAAGAACAAAAACAATTAGCCCATAAATATTATAAAAAAGGTGTAGGATCGATATTTACCCTTGGACTGCACGGAGGGAAGGAAAGAGCAAAAAGATTTATAGAAAATTTGGAGATATTTTCCCATCTGGCCAATGTAGCCGACGCCAAATCTTTGATCATCCATCCTGCAAGTACAACTCACGGCCAGTTAAATGACGAACAGTTAAAAGCAGCAGGAATAAAACCAAATATGATAAGAATTTCAGTAGGGTTGGAAAATATAGATGATCTCATAGCGGATCTGGAAAATGCAATAAAAAGATCCAGATAA